One part of the Tachysurus fulvidraco isolate hzauxx_2018 chromosome 23, HZAU_PFXX_2.0, whole genome shotgun sequence genome encodes these proteins:
- the adrm1 gene encoding proteasomal ubiquitin receptor ADRM1 isoform X1 yields MSSGALFPSLVSGSRSSSSKYLVEFRAGKMTLKGSTVTPDKRKGTVYIQQTDDSLIHFCWKDRTTGNVDDDLIIFPDDCEFKRVSQCTTGRVYVLKFKAGSKRLFFWMQEPKTDKDEEYCRKVNEYLNNPPMPGSLGSGGSGGHELSALGGEGGLQNLLGNMSHNQLMQLIGPTGLGGLGGLGALAGPGLASLLGSGGPTSSSSTSSQSAAATPSSGSAARLGSTQAPPTPLTPAATSTDSPTLTPTTPASQSSSLSAAVGSPTQPIQLSDLQSILATMNVPAMSAEGQGVDLASVLTPDIMAPILINPDIQQRLLPYLPSGESLPQSAEEIQNTLTSPQFQQAMSMFSSALASGQLGPLMNQFGLPSDAVDAANKGDVEAFAKAMENSSGKTDESDEAKDKKDDDEDMSLD; encoded by the exons ATGTCCTCAGGCGCACTCTTTCCCAGTCTGGTTTCGGGCTCACGTAGCTCATCCAGTAAATACCTGGTGGAGTTTCGTGCAGGTAAAATGACCCTGAAGGGCAGCACAGTGACTCCGGACAAGCGTAAAGGCACCGTCTACATCCAGCAGACAGACGACTCGCTTATTCATTTCTGCTGGAAGGACAGAACCACTGGCAATGTGGATGAT GACTTGATCATCTTCCCTGATGACTGTGAGTTTAAGAGGGTGAGCCAGTGCACTACTGGACGAGTGTATGTGCTTAAATTCAAGGCTGGGTCTAAAAGGCTGTTCTTCTGGATGCAG GAGCCCAAAACGGACAAAGACGAGGAGTACTGTCGCAAAGTGAACGAGTATCTGAACAACCCACCAATGCCAGGTTCTTTGGGCAGCGGGGGCAGCGGTGGACACGAGCTCTCTGCTCTGGGAG GAGAAGGTGGCCTGCAAAACCTCTTGGGCAACATGAGCCATAACCAACTCATGCAGCTGATTGGCCCAACAGGACTGGGTGGACTCG gtgggcTTGGTGCGCTTGCCGGACCAGGTTTGGCCAGTCTGTTAGGAAGTGGTGGTCCAACCAGTAGCAGTTCCACCTCCAG CCAGTCAGCAGCTGCCACACCGTCCTCTGGATCTGCTGCTCGTTTGGGCTCCACTCAGGCACCCCCCACCCCACTGACACCCGCTGCGACCTCTACAGACTCTCCAACTTTGACCCCCACGACCCCAGCCTCCCAAAGCTCTTCCCTATCAGCAGCAGTGGGGAGTCCAACACAGCCCATCCAGCTGAGTGACCTGCAGAGCATCTTGGCCACAATGAACGTGCCTGCCATGAGTGCTGAGGGACAGGGAG tggACCTGGCGAGTGTGTTGACTCCTGATATTATGGCTCCTATTTTAATTAATCCTGATATACAGCAGAGACTCCTGCCATACCTGCCTTCAGGAGAGTCACTACCACAGAGTGCTGAGGAAATTCAGAATACACTCACCTCGCCACAGTTTCAGCAG GCGATGAGCATGTTCAGCAGTGCACTAGCGTCTGGGCAGCTCGGTCCTCTCATGAACCAGTTTGGACTGCCTTCAGATGCAGTAGATGCAGCTAACAAAGGGG ATGTGGAGGCTTTTGCTAAAGCCATGGAGAACAGCAGCGGAAAGACGGACGAGTCCGATGAGGCCAAAGATAAAAAGGACGATGATGAGGACATGAGTCTGGACTAG
- the adrm1 gene encoding proteasomal ubiquitin receptor ADRM1 isoform X3 yields MSSGALFPSLVSGSRSSSSKYLVEFRAGKMTLKGSTVTPDKRKGTVYIQQTDDSLIHFCWKDRTTGNVDDDLIIFPDDCEFKRVSQCTTGRVYVLKFKAGSKRLFFWMQEPKTDKDEEYCRKVNEYLNNPPMPGSLGSGGSGGHELSALGGGLQNLLGNMSHNQLMQLIGPTGLGGLGGLGALAGPGLASLLGSGGPTSSSSTSSQSAAATPSSGSAARLGSTQAPPTPLTPAATSTDSPTLTPTTPASQSSSLSAAVGSPTQPIQLSDLQSILATMNVPAMSAEGQGVDLASVLTPDIMAPILINPDIQQRLLPYLPSGESLPQSAEEIQNTLTSPQFQQAMSMFSSALASGQLGPLMNQFGLPSDAVDAANKGDVEAFAKAMENSSGKTDESDEAKDKKDDDEDMSLD; encoded by the exons ATGTCCTCAGGCGCACTCTTTCCCAGTCTGGTTTCGGGCTCACGTAGCTCATCCAGTAAATACCTGGTGGAGTTTCGTGCAGGTAAAATGACCCTGAAGGGCAGCACAGTGACTCCGGACAAGCGTAAAGGCACCGTCTACATCCAGCAGACAGACGACTCGCTTATTCATTTCTGCTGGAAGGACAGAACCACTGGCAATGTGGATGAT GACTTGATCATCTTCCCTGATGACTGTGAGTTTAAGAGGGTGAGCCAGTGCACTACTGGACGAGTGTATGTGCTTAAATTCAAGGCTGGGTCTAAAAGGCTGTTCTTCTGGATGCAG GAGCCCAAAACGGACAAAGACGAGGAGTACTGTCGCAAAGTGAACGAGTATCTGAACAACCCACCAATGCCAGGTTCTTTGGGCAGCGGGGGCAGCGGTGGACACGAGCTCTCTGCTCTGGGAG GTGGCCTGCAAAACCTCTTGGGCAACATGAGCCATAACCAACTCATGCAGCTGATTGGCCCAACAGGACTGGGTGGACTCG gtgggcTTGGTGCGCTTGCCGGACCAGGTTTGGCCAGTCTGTTAGGAAGTGGTGGTCCAACCAGTAGCAGTTCCACCTCCAG CCAGTCAGCAGCTGCCACACCGTCCTCTGGATCTGCTGCTCGTTTGGGCTCCACTCAGGCACCCCCCACCCCACTGACACCCGCTGCGACCTCTACAGACTCTCCAACTTTGACCCCCACGACCCCAGCCTCCCAAAGCTCTTCCCTATCAGCAGCAGTGGGGAGTCCAACACAGCCCATCCAGCTGAGTGACCTGCAGAGCATCTTGGCCACAATGAACGTGCCTGCCATGAGTGCTGAGGGACAGGGAG tggACCTGGCGAGTGTGTTGACTCCTGATATTATGGCTCCTATTTTAATTAATCCTGATATACAGCAGAGACTCCTGCCATACCTGCCTTCAGGAGAGTCACTACCACAGAGTGCTGAGGAAATTCAGAATACACTCACCTCGCCACAGTTTCAGCAG GCGATGAGCATGTTCAGCAGTGCACTAGCGTCTGGGCAGCTCGGTCCTCTCATGAACCAGTTTGGACTGCCTTCAGATGCAGTAGATGCAGCTAACAAAGGGG ATGTGGAGGCTTTTGCTAAAGCCATGGAGAACAGCAGCGGAAAGACGGACGAGTCCGATGAGGCCAAAGATAAAAAGGACGATGATGAGGACATGAGTCTGGACTAG
- the adrm1 gene encoding proteasomal ubiquitin receptor ADRM1 isoform X2: MSSGALFPSLVSGSRSSSSKYLVEFRAGKMTLKGSTVTPDKRKGTVYIQQTDDSLIHFCWKDRTTGNVDDDLIIFPDDCEFKRVSQCTTGRVYVLKFKAGSKRLFFWMQEPKTDKDEEYCRKVNEYLNNPPMPGSLGSGGSGGHELSALGEGGLQNLLGNMSHNQLMQLIGPTGLGGLGGLGALAGPGLASLLGSGGPTSSSSTSSQSAAATPSSGSAARLGSTQAPPTPLTPAATSTDSPTLTPTTPASQSSSLSAAVGSPTQPIQLSDLQSILATMNVPAMSAEGQGVDLASVLTPDIMAPILINPDIQQRLLPYLPSGESLPQSAEEIQNTLTSPQFQQAMSMFSSALASGQLGPLMNQFGLPSDAVDAANKGDVEAFAKAMENSSGKTDESDEAKDKKDDDEDMSLD, from the exons ATGTCCTCAGGCGCACTCTTTCCCAGTCTGGTTTCGGGCTCACGTAGCTCATCCAGTAAATACCTGGTGGAGTTTCGTGCAGGTAAAATGACCCTGAAGGGCAGCACAGTGACTCCGGACAAGCGTAAAGGCACCGTCTACATCCAGCAGACAGACGACTCGCTTATTCATTTCTGCTGGAAGGACAGAACCACTGGCAATGTGGATGAT GACTTGATCATCTTCCCTGATGACTGTGAGTTTAAGAGGGTGAGCCAGTGCACTACTGGACGAGTGTATGTGCTTAAATTCAAGGCTGGGTCTAAAAGGCTGTTCTTCTGGATGCAG GAGCCCAAAACGGACAAAGACGAGGAGTACTGTCGCAAAGTGAACGAGTATCTGAACAACCCACCAATGCCAGGTTCTTTGGGCAGCGGGGGCAGCGGTGGACACGAGCTCTCTGCTCTGGGAG AAGGTGGCCTGCAAAACCTCTTGGGCAACATGAGCCATAACCAACTCATGCAGCTGATTGGCCCAACAGGACTGGGTGGACTCG gtgggcTTGGTGCGCTTGCCGGACCAGGTTTGGCCAGTCTGTTAGGAAGTGGTGGTCCAACCAGTAGCAGTTCCACCTCCAG CCAGTCAGCAGCTGCCACACCGTCCTCTGGATCTGCTGCTCGTTTGGGCTCCACTCAGGCACCCCCCACCCCACTGACACCCGCTGCGACCTCTACAGACTCTCCAACTTTGACCCCCACGACCCCAGCCTCCCAAAGCTCTTCCCTATCAGCAGCAGTGGGGAGTCCAACACAGCCCATCCAGCTGAGTGACCTGCAGAGCATCTTGGCCACAATGAACGTGCCTGCCATGAGTGCTGAGGGACAGGGAG tggACCTGGCGAGTGTGTTGACTCCTGATATTATGGCTCCTATTTTAATTAATCCTGATATACAGCAGAGACTCCTGCCATACCTGCCTTCAGGAGAGTCACTACCACAGAGTGCTGAGGAAATTCAGAATACACTCACCTCGCCACAGTTTCAGCAG GCGATGAGCATGTTCAGCAGTGCACTAGCGTCTGGGCAGCTCGGTCCTCTCATGAACCAGTTTGGACTGCCTTCAGATGCAGTAGATGCAGCTAACAAAGGGG ATGTGGAGGCTTTTGCTAAAGCCATGGAGAACAGCAGCGGAAAGACGGACGAGTCCGATGAGGCCAAAGATAAAAAGGACGATGATGAGGACATGAGTCTGGACTAG